The DNA window AGTATACTCTTAAAAATGTCATTTAGATGTATTCGGCATAACTTAGCTAGCATTCGCTCTTCAGAAATTACGGCCATTTCCATTCGTGGATTCTAATGATATTAATTAAAGATTGCAGACCaagataataatttttaaaataagagaatttatgaaagtttatgttacTGGGAAAAGAAAAGTGGTTTTTAAGCAGATCTGAATAAGTAAACTAAAAAAGATCAAGCTTTGATAAGATACATACAGGCCAGGATTGAAGATTCTTGACCTTCGGCGCAGAGAAGAGGATCTAGAAATACCAAAATACCCACGGTTTAACCTcgtcaatttaattaaaaaaacagCTATAATCACCAGAAATAAGAGGGAAAAACGTGGGTATTTTGGACCAAAGGCTaccaaaaaaaatatgtaaCCTAAAAATAAACTTGatataattaattgacatatgaTATATATTCCATAATTATACTAGTTATGTAGAGGATCTGGGCAACTGGGAATCTTCCTTTTGGAATCAAGAAATCTGCTATCTTCTGTTCCGTTGATATCAGAAACTCTTCCATTGAGATAACCTTTGATAATTTGCGTTTGATTCCTGATTGGTGGAGAAGATTCCATCGTTGAAATTTCTGCTTCATGTGCTGTAGCAGAAGAACCATGTACTGCTAGAACCCTGATCGCTTCTGCCTTGTTCGGGCCGATGGCCCGTATATTAAATAGTGAAATGATGAGGAGGAATACCAGAGAAGGGTGCGTGAGCATCGGGCTTCTTTCGCCGGAAGATGACATCGCAGGTGGAACTGAGAATAGGGTTTCTCTAAGAAGAGAGCTTTAGCTAGATAGCTAGCTAGCTGCTGATAGAAATTGATTATAAAAGAATATTGTGGTATCTTTGATTTTGAGGTTTTGGGTTGAATTTCTCTGCCCTTTTGTCTGCATATGTTGTCTAATTTCTAGCTATAAGAAAATAGCTCGAGTACTTGTCCAGTGATCGTCGGCTTTGCGAGTTAGATAAAAATATACACAGACCGCGCCACTGGTAAAACGTGAAAAGGAGTGATGTGCCAGTTTCACTGGTCAATAACATTTCTGTTGGAAAAGTCATCGACAAATATATATAGTAGGGTGTACCCAATAATTTTCacgaaaaaattaattttatacgtgtctttatattaaaatttacaccaaaaaaatttcttattttatccatttttaaaagttatatgtatattttgaaatattttactaGCTAGTAAAACTATATATAATTGTTTAAAATGTTCATAATGTAGATTGAGTACCTATTTGCCAGAGAGATTTGACCAGATTTTCTACTACGATGAAGAAATATGCAAGGAAATAATAAACAAGCGGGCCATAGGCCAGAGTTTGACTAAGGAACATATGGCTCTGCGTCGgtgaattttaatatattatattagtatttcaatataaaattaaatgaaatttatgaaattaatatataatatgattataattaattagacGGAAGATTGAAATCGATGCCCTCTTAATTATGACGTGTTTCTTCATATTGTTCGAGTAAGTATTACTTAAATAGTCACTACAAATTCcgtcaaagaaaaaaaaaaaaaaaaaaagaattgttCAGCCAGCATATATATGTACGTAAAAAACGCAGTGAAGGTGAGTTGATTAAATTaagtaaaaaataaaacacTTGATCGTCCCTCATTGGTTGACCCCTGGATTTCCTTTTTAACATATGGAAAAAACATGAGACTCGGCTGATTGTCCGGGAATCTTGCTCTGGATTTTACAAATTAATTTGTTGTCTACGTACCATACATAAAATATATGCGTATTTTACAAATCAtgacatataaatatatattaagttATTACGAGTTGTATATATAGATTTAAACAATGTTTCTTCTTAAATTAGCATTTGCAGTAGAGTTGGATTCGATTTCATGATCTTATATTGTATCAAAATACATTATCACTGTTATGTGATAGATTGCTCTTATTGgtaacttttatatatatatatatatatatatatatatatatatatataaataaaaagtaGATCtctctgtgagacgggtcaaggTCAACTTTactgatattcaaaataaaaaataatatttcttcatggatgacccaaataagatatatgtctcaaaaaattcgacccgtaagaccgtctcacataaattttattGTGCGCGcacgcgcacacacacacatacatatatgtgtgtgtatatatatatataactaattaatattttaaataaaataaagacacaatattttttttgagGGGATAAAGACACAATATTTTCACCCACGAAAGCATACAAAATTTCGAACcctaaaatgaaaaaaaagggCTTAAAGTTTTACGTAATTCATTCATTATATTGTTATGTGTCGAAAATAGGTAACCAATGCCAtaaaatatctgatcttttggaAACCTTTTTAGCTTTGTTCCTTAGATTTGTTCTACTCTTGTTGGCGTCTTTCTTTTTGTTGTTTTACCATATTAAAATTGTCTTCCGAAAAATATTGTATTTCACCTTTTCAGCCTAAATGGACAACAGTACGCTTTAATTTATCGACAGGGCCAGGCTTTGTTtcattattaattaattcatggtatataattaatattacaAATATGGCTTATCTGACATACCAAATTTTCGATATATCGATattatcatataaaaaaataCTGAAATTTATGGTATGATAAcggtataaaatttgaaaattgtatcgaaatatcaaaataatatatataaattaaaaaaacatataatattttaaaataataaaattaatttttttaaaaaatataagataTTATTTCGGTATAAAAGAGTCTATTTCGACATAGTACCAAAACCTCGGTATATCATAACATTTCAGTAGAATCGGTatgtttgttatatatatatcaaaattttcgtTAGGGTAttgttataaatatttttaatattgtaATTTTCGATATGACACAGATTACCGATGTTTCATTATTATTTTACTGATTAAACTAAATGCTAGTTTAATTTATTGCATCACGAGCCTCAGGTGATGTTTCATTATTATTTAGTTAATGGTCATGTATAATTAATATTACCAAATACGGCCTATCATATAGCCTAGCTGAAAATAGAAAACAATTAATATGTTTTTAGAAAAACATCGGAAGTAAATTTTAACATGCACCTGATCAGTTTATCTcgagaaattaaaattttgacatttttaaccatttatttattatttaaatgaatGGCGGAGTGAGCAGATGGacttttatataatattattattaaaaatatttaatatcatatttatattaaattaaaaacattaaaaaaatcattaaatcaaattattccttattttttatttatttatttaatttttcttattattattaaatcaaattattctttaattattattttataaatcattatatctaattattaaaataatatagtaatattaaattattatttaaataatatttataattttaatataaatatttataataaataaaaacaaaaaaaattaaaaaaattaaaagctcTGCGCCAAAATGACGCAGAGCTCTCCTCTGCGCCAAATTTGGCGC is part of the Primulina eburnea isolate SZY01 chromosome 1, ASM2296580v1, whole genome shotgun sequence genome and encodes:
- the LOC140809594 gene encoding CLAVATA3/ESR (CLE)-related protein 43; translation: MSSSGERSPMLTHPSLVFLLIISLFNIRAIGPNKAEAIRVLAVHGSSATAHEAEISTMESSPPIRNQTQIIKGYLNGRVSDINGTEDSRFLDSKRKIPSCPDPLHN